Part of the Cupriavidus basilensis genome is shown below.
GCCCGCCTCGCAGCATAACAGCAGGCCGCGCGAAGGTCGTTGCACGGTAGCGCGGGAAACATATAGACAGGGTCGAGCCCCTGTGATAGAAGATCGCCTCGATTTCGGACGCTGGGATGCGTTGTCGGGGAATGAGGGCGATCTGGACGATGCGCGATACCGCGCGAGCGATAGACGAGGCGCGAAGCGCCGGCCGCATCGATCCAAATAACGATTACCAGAGGAGACAACTCATGACCACAACTGCAAATCCAGCAATCCGACTTTCCGGCCGCCAGGGCCGGGTTCGACATCGGAGGGTTCATGCTGGCGCACTATCGGCGCGAAGCCGGGCAACCCGTATCCGAAAGGGCATTGCGCCCCCGAACCAATTCACGGGTGAGAGCCGTGCGGGTGCTGACAAGCGTTCGCGGGTCTGAGTGGAGATCAATATGACTGACGTAAGGAAACTGCTCAACGAAGAGCGGGTCCACGAGGAGAAGGATCTCCATCGCGGGCTCAAGGACCGGCACATCCAGATGATCGCAATTGGCGGCGCCATCGGTGTCGGATTGTTTCTGGGTGCGGGGCGCGCGATCGCCATCGCCGGCCCGGGGCTGATGCTGAGTTATGCCATCGGCGGCGTGGCGATCTTCTTCATCATGCGGGCGCTGGGCGAGTTGCTGCTGTACCGCCCGGTGAGCGGATCCTTTGCAACCTACGCCGAGGAGTTTGTCGGCCCCTTTGCCGGCTTCGCCACCGGCTGGTCGTACTGGTTCATGTGGGTGGTCACCGGGATGGCCGAGATCACAGCGGTCGCAGTCTACGTGCACTACTGGTTCCCGGACGTGCCGCAGTGGATACCGGCGCTGGCCACCCTGGCGGTGCTGTACCTGGTGAATTGCGTCGCAGTCGCGGTATTCGGCGAGCTGGAATTCTGGTTCGCGCTGATCAAGGTGGTGACCATCGTCGCCATGATCGTGATCGGGTTGGCGATCATCTTCTTCGGCGTGACACCGCTCGGCCCGACCGCCAGCTTCTCGAACCTGTGGACGCATGGCGGCTTCATGCCGTTCGGGACGCTCGGCGTGGTGCTGACCTTGCAGATCGTCATGTTCGCCTATCAGGGCGTGGAACTGATCGGTGTCACCGCGGGGGAAGCGCAGAATCCCGAGAAAGTGTTGCCGCATGCGACCAACGGCGTCGTCTGGCGCATCCTGATCTTCTACGTTGGCGCGCTGATCATCATGATGGCGCTGGTGCCCTGGAATGAACTGAAGCCCGGCGTCAGCCCGTTCGTCTACGTGTTCGAGAGGATCGGCGTCCCGGGGGCGGCCGCGATCGTCAATCTGGTCGTCATCACGGCGGCAGCCTCATCGTGCAACAGCGGCATCTTCAGCACCGGGCGCATGCTGTACACGCTGGCGCAGTTTGGCCAGGCGCCGCGCGCCTTCGGCAGGGTCAGCAGCAAGCATGTGCCCTCCATCGCCATCACGTTCTCTGCCGCGCTGATGGGCATCGGCGTGCTGCTCAACTACATCGTGCCGGAGCAGGTCTTCGTCTGGGTCACTAGCATTTCGCTGGTCGGTTCGCTGTGGACCTGGTCGATCATCATGATTGCCCACCTCGGCTATCGCAAGGCAATCGCCGCCGGCCGGGTCAAGGCGGTGGCGTTTCGCATGCCTGGCGCGCCTTATGCCAACTGGCTGGTGGTCGCTTTCATGATCGCGGTTGCGGTGCTGCTGTCGCTCGATCCGGGTACCCGGGTGGCGCTCTACGTGGCACCCGTGTGGTTCGCGCTGCTCGGCATCGGCTATCGCTTCACCAAATCGCGTGCGCTGCTTGAGGGGCATGTCCAGAAGTCTGCTTGATCACAGTCCCGCGCGCCGCCGGTGTTCCCACGCGGCGGGGCGCGCCGCTGCCGCGGCATCACGGAACCCCGGAATGGCGCGGGTCGATCGGCTTGGGCAGCGGCACGGCTTTATCCGTGGATCAACTTCGGATCCTGGGCAAACACGGTCTGTTTCTGCTCGCCAAGCCGCTCGATGCCCAGGGTGATGACGTCGTCCGGCTTCAGGAACTGGGGCCGCGGCGTCTTGCCCATGCCCACGCCG
Proteins encoded:
- a CDS encoding amino acid permease, giving the protein MTDVRKLLNEERVHEEKDLHRGLKDRHIQMIAIGGAIGVGLFLGAGRAIAIAGPGLMLSYAIGGVAIFFIMRALGELLLYRPVSGSFATYAEEFVGPFAGFATGWSYWFMWVVTGMAEITAVAVYVHYWFPDVPQWIPALATLAVLYLVNCVAVAVFGELEFWFALIKVVTIVAMIVIGLAIIFFGVTPLGPTASFSNLWTHGGFMPFGTLGVVLTLQIVMFAYQGVELIGVTAGEAQNPEKVLPHATNGVVWRILIFYVGALIIMMALVPWNELKPGVSPFVYVFERIGVPGAAAIVNLVVITAAASSCNSGIFSTGRMLYTLAQFGQAPRAFGRVSSKHVPSIAITFSAALMGIGVLLNYIVPEQVFVWVTSISLVGSLWTWSIIMIAHLGYRKAIAAGRVKAVAFRMPGAPYANWLVVAFMIAVAVLLSLDPGTRVALYVAPVWFALLGIGYRFTKSRALLEGHVQKSA